The proteins below are encoded in one region of Saccopteryx leptura isolate mSacLep1 chromosome 1, mSacLep1_pri_phased_curated, whole genome shotgun sequence:
- the HTR1A gene encoding 5-hydroxytryptamine receptor 1A, whose translation MDVLSPGQGNNTTSSEGPFGTNASAPSISDVTFSYQVVTSLLLGTLIFCAVLGNACVVAAIALERSLQNVANYLIGSLAVTDLMVSVLVLPMAALYQVLNKWTLGQVTCDLFIALDVLCCTSSILHLCAIALDRYWAITDPIDYVNKRTPRRAAALISLTWLIGFLISIPPMLGWRTPEDRSDPDACTISKDHGYTIYSTFGAFYIPLLLMLVLYGRIFRAARFRIRKTVKKVEKKVDTRRGASPAPQPKKSVNGDPESRGRMQGVEKKAGGTQCANGAVRQGDDGAVLEVIEVHRVGNSKEHLPLPSEAGALSCAPASFEKKNERNAEAKRKMALARERKTVKTLGIIMGTFILCWLPFFIVALVLPFCENSCHMPTLLGAIINWLGYSNSLLNPVIYAYFNKDFQNAFKKIIKCKFCRP comes from the coding sequence ATGGATGTGCTCAGCCCAGGACAGGGCAACAACACCACATCCTCCGAAGGTCCCTTCGGGACAAACGCCAGCGCTCCTAGCATCTCCGACGTGACCTTCAGCTACCAAGTGGTCACTTCTCTGCTGCTGGGCACGCTTATCTTCTGTGCGGTGCTGGGCAATGCGTGCGTGGTGGCAGCCATTGCCCTGGAGCGTTCCCTACAGAACGTGGCCAACTATCTCATCGGCTCCCTGGCAGTCACCGACCTCATGGTGTCGGTGCTGGTGCTGCCCATGGCCGCGCTGTACCAGGTGCTCAACAAGTGGACGCTGGGACAGGTCACCTGTGACCTGTTCATTGCCCTGGACGTGTTGTGCTGCACCTCGTCCATCCTGCACCTGTGTGCCATCGCGCTGGACAGGTACTGGGCCATCACCGACCCCATCGACTATGTGAACAAGAGGACACCCCGGCGCGCCGCGGCGCTCATCTCGCTCACTTGGCTCATTGGCTTCCTCATCTCCATCCCGCCCATGCTGGGCTGGCGCACCCCCGAAGACCGCTCGGACCCCGACGCGTGCACCATCAGCAAGGACCACGGCTACACTATCTATTCCACCTTCGGCGCTTTCTACATCCCGCTGCTGCTCATGCTGGTTCTCTACGGGCGCATCTTCCGAGCCGCGCGCTTCCGCATCCGCAAAACAGTCAAGAAGGTGGAGAAGAAAGTGGACACCCGCCGTGGGGCGTCGCCAGCCCCGCAGCCCAAGAAGAGCGTAAACGGAGACCCCGAGAGCAGAGGACGTATGCAGGGCGTGGAGAAGAAGGCAGGGGGGACTCAGTGTGCCAACGGTGCGGTGAGACAGGGCGACGACGGCGCCGTCCTGGAGGTGATCGAAGTGCACCGCGTGGGCAACTCCAAAGAGCATCTGCCGCTGCCCAGCGAGGCTGGTGCTCTCTCCTGTGCCCCCGCCTCCTTCGAGAAGAAAAATGAGCGCAATGCTGAGGCCAAACGCAAAATGGCCCTGGCCCGCGAGAGGAAGACGGTGAAGACGCTGGGCATCATTATGGGCACTTTCATCCTCTGCTGGTTGCCCTTCTTCATTGTGGCCCTGGTCCTGCCCTTCTGCGAGAACAGCTGCCACATGCCCACCCTGCTGGGCGCCATAATCAACTGGCTGGGCTACTCCAACTCTCTGCTCAACCCTGTCATTTACGCCTACTTCAACAAGGACTTTCAAAACGCTTTTAAGAAGATCATCAAGTGCAAGTTCTGCCGCCCGTGA